The Blautia pseudococcoides genome segment TGATGCTTACTTATGTGGAGAAGGTGGCTACACATTACTTGCTGAAAAGTATGGTATTAAAAACAGACATCAAGTTTTAAATTGGGTTCATTATTATGAGCAATTCGGTGACGAAGGATTGTTGAAATCCCGTAAAAATGAGAATTACTCTTTCGAGTTTAAACTTCATGTGGTAGAGTTGTATTTATCAAGTGAGTTGTCGTATCAGGAAGTTGCTCTGTCTTCCGGCATCAATAATAATGCGATTGTTTGCAAATGGGTGAATGAGTATCGTGTTGCCGGACCTGATGCGTTAAGACCACGTAAGAAAGGTCGTAAGAAGACATTGGAGACATCAACTGATAAAAACAAAGTACTTCCTGACAATCCTGTATCCGTCGATACAAGTACAGAACACGTAAAAGAACTTGAAGATGAACTTCTCAAGCTAAAAATAGAGAACGCATTTTTAAAAGAACTGAGGAGGCTGCGTTTAGAGGACGAGGCAAAAACGAGAGAATTGCAAGAGTCATCCACAGCCTCCGAGGAGAATTCCGATTAAAAGTTCTGCTCTCGTATTCCGGTATGCCAAAAGCAACCTATATGTATTGGCAAAAAAGATTTGATAGAGTAAATCCGGATAAAGAAATTGAAAATAAAATCATGGAAATCCATGAGAATAACAAGGATTATGGTTATCGACGTATGTATGGAGAACTTCGAAATCAAGGAATGCTGATAAACAAGAAGAAGGTTCAACGCATTATGCAGAAGCTAAATCTTCAAGTCCTATCGTATACTAGAAAAAGCCGTAAATATAGTTCTTATAAAGGGAATGTAGGGACTGTTGCGCCTAATAGAATTCGAAGAAGATTTCACACACATATACCACATCAAAAAATAACGACAGACACCACAGAGTTCAAATACTATGAAGTGGACGCGAAAGGGCACATGACGATGCACAAGCTGTATCTGGATCCGTTCATGGACATGTGTAATGGAGAAATTATAAGTTACGGAATTGCTAAACGACCAACTGCTGCAAATGTGATGAATGCGTTAAATAAAGCGATTGAAATAACTTCTGATTGTCCTTATCGCAGGACTTTTCATTCAGATCGGGGATGGGCATACCAAATGGGGGTATACTTGCATCGTCTTAAAGAGGAGCGTATTTACCAAAGCATGTCGCGAAAAGGCAACTGCTATGACAATTCTGTTATGGAAAACTTCTTTGGTCTGCTAAAGCAGGAGATATACTATGGTGCTGTTTATTACAGTTTCGAAGAGTTAAAATCAGGAATAGAAAGATTCATCAAGTATTACAATGAGCAGAGGATTAAAGAAAAACTAGGATGGATGAGTCCTGTACAATACAGGCTCAGCCTCTTGGCTGCATAAAAATAGCGAGGCAGCCGAAACTGTCTCGCTAATAAAGTCTAACTTTTAGGGGTCACCTCATACACAGCGGTAATGCTTTGTTTTTAGGGAACTCTGTTAAGTTTCCTATCTATCCAATATTAAATTACTTTTTAAAATGGTTTCTGATCGTACATTATGCAAGAATGGGTTCTTGTCTTCTATAGTATTCATCCAAAAGATACTCCGCACTCTCCGACCACATAAGGGATTCCTCATTCTGCAAAAGCTCATATACCTCGGACGAAGAAAACAAAAAATAGCACTCATCAAAGGTCTTATTTTCTTTTTCGGCCATCAGTTCAACAACAGAACAGATCTTTTCGTAAACATCCAACGTAATGTCAATTCCATGATAAGTATACTTACTACCCAACCTGATACCTCCTTATCAGTTTTAAACAGCTCACTGCCTGTTCCGTATGAAACGTTACCTGGTCATTTGCTTTTGAAAAGCGCAGCCGGCTGATAGCCTCTTCCGCTGTATATATTCCCTGCACAAACCGGTTTACTGTTACCATTGTATCGTCATTTGCAACCGGTCCGATCATAATATCATAATCATGCTGAATGCCTCCATTCTTCCGATTGTCTCTTACCATCTCCAGCCACTCTGTCGTCAGTCCCTCATACTTATGCACTGACAAATCATCTGGTATTTCTACCTCATACACATAGACATATGCAGATTTACTTTTGTTCCGTATCTTTTTGCTTCTCGCCCAGCTCTCAGCCTGCGCCGCAATCGTGTTGTATAAAAGCCGCACCCAAAATCACGCCCGCCTATAGATTTATGAAGGTCAATATCCTGGAAAATACAGTCCGTACCATGATAAACAGTCAATTTTATCATAATGCCGCCCCCTGTAAAACCGATTCAGCAAAATTTGCCCCTTCTCCCAAATCCATCATATGCAGCACCTCGTGTTGAGAACGGAGCAAATCAGCAATATCATACCGCTCAAAAAGAGACAAAACCTCTTTAACAGACATATGATGACGTAACCCATATTCTTCAACTGCTGCGACTACAATAAGGTTCGCTTCTCTTTCTTCCTGTCTGCTCATTTATTCATTCTCCTTTCCTGTAAGAATTCATAGGATTTACCCGGTTTATGCGTTGCTCCATAAGACAATCCCCTCGTTTACCAAATTCTGATAGTAAGGCATTACGTCTTTCCATTTTAGGAAATTACCATAATCAATATCAATTACAGAAAATACTTTATCATATTTCAAATTCATATCAACAATGAATTCAGAAAGCATATCTTCCGTTTCCTTATTTAAAGTATCCTTGATTAAAAGCGCAACATCCACATCCGACTCATCTGTATTTGTTTTCCTTGCTACAGAACCATAAAGTACAATCTGTACGACTAAAGGCTTCATAATTACGAGGATTCCATTTACCAGTTCATCCAAAATGATCCTATCCATAAATTTACCTCTTCTATGTCTACCCTATTTAAAAATACTTTTTCTTTATTATACCCATAAACAGCAATCCAGTCAATGTAACCTTTTTTGCGTGTTTTTTGCGATTTACCTCCGTCCAGTTCTATCTGCCCGATAATTAATTCCCTGCTCTGACACTATCCCAATAGATTCTGTCGAAGGAAGCACCAGACCGTTTTCCCGGAAACTGTAATAACTGCCATCCCCTACGATTACATGGTCTTCTACCGGTATGCGCATCAGATTGCCTCATTCAACTAATTGTTTTGTGACTTTAATGTCACAATCGCTTGGCACCGGAAGGATGATTGTGCAGAAGTATAATACCGGCAGCGTTTGACAGGATCGCCGACTTAAATACTTCACGTGGATGAACCAGAGAGAGATTCAGTGTTCCCATGCTTACAATATTCATATTGATTACCTGTCCTTTCGTCCTCAGATTTAGAATGCAAAATAACTCCCGGTCATACTTTTGCAAATGTTCTCCCATTACCTCTATCACATCCCGCGAAGTTTTTATTAGTTTTTCGCTAAGAAGCGGCGGCTCATCCACCAAACGGATGCTGACAACCTCCAATTCATGTGCGT includes the following:
- a CDS encoding IS3 family transposase (programmed frameshift), with the protein product MAKYSYEFKKQVVDAYLCGEGGYTLLAEKYGIKNRHQVLNWVHYYEQFGDEGLLKSRKNENYSFEFKLHVVELYLSSELSYQEVALSSGINNNAIVCKWVNEYRVAGPDALRPRKKGRKKTLETSTDKNKVLPDNPVSVDTSTEHVKELEDELLKLKIENAFFKRTEEAAFRGRGKNERIARVIHSLRGEFRLKVLLSYSGMPKATYMYWQKRFDRVNPDKEIENKIMEIHENNKDYGYRRMYGELRNQGMLINKKKVQRIMQKLNLQVLSYTRKSRKYSSYKGNVGTVAPNRIRRRFHTHIPHQKITTDTTEFKYYEVDAKGHMTMHKLYLDPFMDMCNGEIISYGIAKRPTAANVMNALNKAIEITSDCPYRRTFHSDRGWAYQMGVYLHRLKEERIYQSMSRKGNCYDNSVMENFFGLLKQEIYYGAVYYSFEELKSGIERFIKYYNEQRIKEKLGWMSPVQYRLSLLAA
- a CDS encoding DUF3791 domain-containing protein; translated protein: MSRQEEREANLIVVAAVEEYGLRHHMSVKEVLSLFERYDIADLLRSQHEVLHMMDLGEGANFAESVLQGAAL
- a CDS encoding nucleotidyltransferase domain-containing protein, giving the protein MDRIILDELVNGILVIMKPLVVQIVLYGSVARKTNTDESDVDVALLIKDTLNKETEDMLSEFIVDMNLKYDKVFSVIDIDYGNFLKWKDVMPYYQNLVNEGIVLWSNA
- a CDS encoding JAB domain-containing protein; translated protein: MRIPVEDHVIVGDGSYYSFRENGLVLPSTESIGIVSEQGINYRADRTGRR
- a CDS encoding JAB domain-containing protein codes for the protein MKNAHELEVVSIRLVDEPPLLSEKLIKTSRDVIEVMGEHLQKYDRELFCILNLRTKGQVINMNIVSMGTLNLSLVHPREVFKSAILSNAAGIILLHNHPSGAKRL